A DNA window from Spirochaetales bacterium contains the following coding sequences:
- a CDS encoding permease, whose translation MEIVINKLYLIFLDAGKMLVSLGPYLIGGVIIGELIKLTDWEKAIRLIFTSSPVLSIIVATIIGILSPLCTYGTVPIVVQLLSSGVPPAPLVTFLSVSSLMNPQLFIITWGGLGAEIALVRLLSVLVFGILFGLIVRLVPAGFILNPTVSGGRSFPGRGAAGQKKPFRVRDFLTSVWKNLQFVGFYVLIGIMAGSVIKYTVPASLIFSLFKPGEFYGIFVASILSVPLYACGGGTIPLIRALIDQGMSKASALAFLFVGPATRITPLMALASTIRPIFLFIYVTVIILYALLFGLVYPA comes from the coding sequence ATGGAAATCGTAATCAACAAACTCTACCTTATCTTCCTTGATGCGGGGAAGATGCTCGTTTCACTCGGCCCGTACCTGATCGGGGGGGTTATCATCGGCGAACTGATCAAACTCACCGACTGGGAAAAGGCGATTCGTCTGATCTTCACCTCCTCACCCGTTCTCTCAATCATTGTTGCGACAATTATCGGTATTCTGTCTCCGCTTTGTACGTATGGAACCGTTCCCATCGTCGTTCAGCTTCTTTCATCGGGTGTTCCCCCGGCCCCGCTTGTCACTTTTCTCTCCGTTTCCTCACTTATGAATCCGCAGCTTTTTATCATTACCTGGGGCGGGCTGGGCGCGGAGATCGCCCTGGTCCGGCTGCTTTCCGTTCTTGTTTTCGGCATCCTCTTTGGCCTGATTGTACGGCTTGTCCCCGCAGGGTTCATTCTCAATCCGACCGTTTCGGGCGGCCGTTCTTTTCCCGGAAGGGGGGCCGCCGGTCAAAAAAAGCCTTTCCGTGTACGGGATTTCTTAACATCGGTCTGGAAAAACCTTCAGTTTGTCGGATTTTACGTCCTTATCGGCATTATGGCTGGGTCGGTGATAAAATACACGGTTCCCGCTTCTTTGATATTTTCCCTTTTCAAGCCTGGGGAATTCTACGGGATATTCGTCGCTTCGATTCTCAGTGTCCCCCTCTATGCCTGCGGGGGCGGAACGATTCCCCTCATCCGGGCGCTTATAGATCAGGGAATGAGTAAGGCATCGGCTTTGGCCTTTCTCTTTGTCGGACCCGCGACGAGGATCACCCCGCTTATGGCACTCGCCTCGACGATAAGGCCCATTTTCCTGTTCATCTATGTTACCGTTATCATTTTGTACGCGCTGCTGTTCGGTCTGGTCTATCCCGCCTGA
- a CDS encoding DUF362 domain-containing protein produces MNVKRYKTIISSFLICGMGLAGLLNMSQCLSVRVEDFSPRGLPPSTVAIVQSREAKAEDITESEIASMVREAVGMAGGFSDLVRDGDVVVIKPNLVTVNDYTLPGWGGRPLSPEVNGTTTDYRVTKAVVQLVRDLNPSGKVFVMEGSSIFTKQAFLHHKYTHSTIPGVDEFIAIEEDSGGYREKDSDNLIKVAHESGRLHKEYYVNRRLAEADVVITIPCLKNHWHAVITGAIKNMGIGATPGNIYGNSREHPGRNSMVDHESMDLHYWIHDYYMVRPVDFIVMDGLQGIQNGPTPSREISGTTDISRDQMNMRLILAAGDAVAVDTIESLIMGWDPYSVPYLCLLNADGVGNIDTARINVKGKEVDEVRKPFEGRSANPACKGSRITDTAGPLISIARAVVTDKGLSLNIRHDQDLHAVRLFLDGSPVGGQIREGFTSLSIPTDLTEAERLTVFAYDRFLNKTVKTVFLPLPGEGIHEAVRTDSPPVIDGKADERFWEKARWYPIDRLWLGSLDGESDFSGRFKISWNDRRLFLLVEIEDDVLSDIRTDPLDEYYNDDCLELFIDEDKSGGIHTASYNAFAYHISIAYDVVDLHTDSKPRVYHDHIEVKRNSTGNLSIWEMAVTVYDENYRYGEDNQQVVLVAGKEMGFALAYCDSDASGRRESFIGSVYIEGEDKNRGWIDADVFGTLILTE; encoded by the coding sequence ATGAATGTAAAACGATATAAAACGATTATTTCATCGTTTTTGATCTGCGGTATGGGCCTCGCGGGTCTTCTCAATATGTCGCAATGTCTGAGCGTACGGGTTGAGGATTTCTCACCGCGCGGATTGCCGCCGTCCACGGTGGCAATCGTACAATCACGGGAAGCGAAAGCGGAAGATATTACCGAATCCGAAATTGCGTCGATGGTCCGTGAAGCGGTCGGTATGGCGGGCGGATTCAGCGACCTCGTGAGGGACGGGGATGTGGTCGTTATAAAACCGAATCTGGTGACGGTGAATGATTACACCCTCCCCGGATGGGGGGGGAGGCCGCTTTCCCCCGAAGTCAACGGTACGACAACCGATTACCGTGTGACAAAGGCGGTCGTACAACTGGTGAGGGACCTGAATCCCTCGGGGAAGGTTTTTGTCATGGAAGGTTCATCGATATTCACAAAGCAGGCCTTTCTCCACCATAAATACACGCACTCAACGATTCCCGGTGTCGATGAGTTTATCGCCATCGAAGAAGATTCGGGGGGGTACCGGGAGAAGGATTCCGATAACCTCATCAAAGTGGCACATGAAAGCGGACGCTTGCACAAAGAGTATTATGTCAACAGGCGCCTTGCGGAAGCCGATGTCGTTATCACGATCCCCTGTCTCAAAAATCATTGGCATGCGGTAATTACCGGCGCGATCAAGAACATGGGAATCGGCGCGACCCCCGGTAATATTTACGGCAATTCCCGCGAACACCCCGGAAGAAACAGTATGGTCGATCATGAGAGTATGGACCTTCATTACTGGATCCACGATTATTATATGGTACGTCCGGTCGATTTTATCGTCATGGACGGGTTGCAGGGAATACAAAACGGTCCCACACCGTCGAGGGAAATAAGCGGGACAACGGATATCAGCCGGGATCAGATGAATATGCGGCTTATCCTCGCGGCCGGCGACGCGGTCGCCGTCGATACGATCGAATCTCTCATTATGGGATGGGATCCCTACTCGGTCCCGTACCTCTGTCTCCTCAATGCCGATGGCGTGGGAAATATCGATACCGCGAGGATCAACGTCAAAGGCAAAGAGGTCGATGAGGTTAGAAAGCCTTTTGAGGGAAGGTCGGCCAATCCCGCGTGCAAAGGTTCGAGGATAACGGATACCGCCGGTCCCCTGATCTCGATAGCCAGGGCGGTAGTCACGGACAAAGGCCTTTCCCTGAATATCCGCCACGATCAGGATCTCCACGCCGTACGGCTGTTTCTCGACGGTTCGCCGGTCGGCGGACAGATACGTGAAGGGTTTACTTCCCTATCGATACCAACGGACCTGACGGAAGCGGAACGGCTTACGGTTTTCGCATACGACAGGTTTCTCAATAAAACGGTAAAAACCGTGTTCCTGCCGCTTCCCGGAGAAGGAATACATGAAGCGGTCAGAACCGATTCACCGCCTGTTATCGATGGAAAGGCGGATGAACGCTTTTGGGAAAAGGCGCGCTGGTACCCGATCGACCGTCTCTGGCTGGGGTCGCTCGACGGCGAATCTGATTTTTCCGGCAGGTTCAAGATAAGCTGGAATGATCGCCGCCTGTTTCTTCTTGTTGAAATTGAAGACGACGTTTTAAGCGATATTCGGACCGATCCACTCGATGAATACTATAACGACGATTGCCTTGAATTGTTTATCGATGAAGACAAATCGGGGGGAATCCATACCGCTTCCTATAATGCGTTCGCCTACCATATTTCCATTGCCTATGACGTGGTCGATCTTCATACGGATTCGAAACCGCGAGTCTATCACGATCATATCGAAGTGAAACGAAACTCGACCGGCAACCTCTCCATATGGGAAATGGCGGTGACCGTATATGACGAAAACTACCGTTACGGAGAAGACAATCAGCAGGTCGTCCTTGTGGCGGGGAAAGAGATGGGCTTCGCGCTTGCTTATTGCGACAGCGACGCCAGCGGCAGGAGAGAAAGTTTTATCGGATCGGTATATATCGAGGGTGAGGATAAGAACCGCGGGTGGATCGACGCGGATGTGTTCGGCACGCTTATTCTTACCGAATGA